A genomic window from Antedon mediterranea chromosome 4, ecAntMedi1.1, whole genome shotgun sequence includes:
- the LOC140047954 gene encoding uncharacterized protein, translated as MMNRAFLVIAFIVLCAAVVMAYEISWTPWHDEKYYINTTPMTYDRARETCQQLGGDLVSYDTVEEETVLDNLVRRTSILTSKYKKIFIGSRKEDDVFKWARTGTTSTFSNPCEGSPCEIGQMRMPMGTSYNCHPFSDMQGDNANTG; from the exons ATGATGAATCGAGCATTTCTTGTAATCGCATTTATTGTCTTGTGTGCAGCAGTCGTAATGGCATATG aaatatCTTGGACACCATGGCATGATGAGAAATATTACATAAACACAACTCCCATGACCTACGACAGAGCAAGAGAAACGTGCCAACAGTTAGGCGGTGATCTTGTTTCATATGACACGGTAGAAGAAGAAACAGTTTTAGATAACCTTGTACGCCGCACTTCAATATTGAcgtcaaaatataaaaagattTTTATCGGTAGTCGTAAAGAAGACGATGTGTTTAAATGGGCACGAACTGGCACGACAAGTACATTTTCAA ACCCATGTGAAGGAAGTCCTTGTGAAATCGGACAAATGCGTATGCCAATGGGCACGAGTTATAATTGTCATC CTTTTTCAGACATGCAGGGTGATAATGCAAATACAGGTTAA